The following are from one region of the Streptococcus sp. 1643 genome:
- a CDS encoding inositol monophosphatase family protein codes for METKFEFAKQIVQEAANYILAHMKEDLQVERKSSPTDLVTRLDKEVQDLLVGRILASYPEDLICAEEGCLRAAVGQGSVWVIDPIDGTNNFVAQQEDFAVMLAYFENGVGKFGVIYDVMKGDCYHGGGAFPPCRNNEPLPPFKKKPLQEFLVAGNSGMFESNEWGLGDLGRSVLGVRVYGSAAISFAKVLSGRLLTYITYLQPWDYAAASILGESLGYRLLTVSGEPADFKTRQPVMMVPIEMQEEIQSYIYERKEN; via the coding sequence TTGGAAACTAAATTTGAATTTGCCAAACAGATTGTGCAGGAAGCTGCTAACTATATTTTGGCTCACATGAAAGAAGATTTGCAGGTTGAGCGCAAATCTTCGCCTACAGACTTGGTGACGCGTTTGGATAAGGAAGTTCAGGATCTCTTGGTTGGTAGAATTTTAGCATCTTATCCAGAAGACTTGATTTGCGCGGAAGAGGGTTGTTTACGTGCTGCAGTCGGTCAAGGTTCCGTTTGGGTGATTGATCCCATTGACGGTACCAATAACTTTGTCGCTCAGCAGGAAGATTTTGCCGTGATGTTGGCTTATTTTGAGAATGGTGTGGGCAAATTTGGTGTCATCTATGATGTCATGAAAGGCGATTGTTACCATGGTGGTGGTGCCTTTCCTCCTTGTCGCAATAATGAGCCCTTACCGCCTTTTAAAAAGAAACCTCTTCAAGAATTTTTAGTTGCCGGTAACTCAGGTATGTTTGAAAGCAATGAGTGGGGCTTGGGTGATTTGGGTCGATCAGTGTTGGGAGTCCGTGTTTACGGCAGTGCGGCCATTAGTTTTGCCAAGGTTTTATCGGGTCGTCTTCTGACTTATATTACCTACTTGCAACCATGGGATTACGCTGCGGCCAGTATCTTAGGGGAAAGTCTGGGTTATCGCCTTCTTACGGTATCAGGTGAGCCCGCTGATTTTAAAACGCGTCAGCCTGTCATGATGGTGCCAATCGAGATGCAAGAAGAGATTCAGTCTTATATCTACGAAAGGAAAGAGAACTAA